One Bacillaceae bacterium S4-13-56 DNA segment encodes these proteins:
- a CDS encoding capsular polysaccharide biosynthesis protein CapF has product MKILVTGAKGFVGKNLIAELKNKGYNDIFEFTRNSNPSLLEEYTRHCDFVFHLAGVNRPKNENEFMEGNFSFTSKLLKLLKKNDNKAPVLITSSIQADKENPYGRSKKAGEDLIFNYYYETDAKVYVYRLPNLFGKWSKPNYNTVVATYCHNIARNLDIQINNPDAELNLCYIDDVLEEFMRALEGNPTIQDDDFCVVPVTHNIKLGELANVIKSFKESRSNLSIPNMEDALTKKLYSTYLSFLPEDQFSYDLKMNCDHRGSFTEFMRTPERGQVSVNVSKPGITKGNHWHHTKNEKFLVVSGEGLIRFRKIDSDEIIEYRVSGERLQIVDIPTGYTHSIVNVGESDLVTVMWANECFDPEKPDTYFVEV; this is encoded by the coding sequence ATGAAGATACTTGTAACAGGCGCAAAAGGTTTTGTAGGTAAAAATCTTATCGCTGAGCTTAAAAATAAAGGATACAATGATATATTTGAGTTTACTAGGAATAGTAATCCTTCACTACTTGAAGAATATACAAGACATTGTGATTTTGTGTTTCATTTAGCTGGCGTAAACAGACCAAAAAATGAAAATGAATTTATGGAGGGAAATTTTAGTTTTACTTCTAAATTGCTAAAACTATTGAAGAAAAATGACAATAAAGCTCCAGTACTTATTACTTCTTCGATTCAAGCAGATAAGGAAAACCCTTACGGAAGAAGTAAGAAAGCTGGAGAGGATTTAATATTCAATTATTATTATGAAACTGATGCAAAAGTTTATGTGTATCGACTACCAAACTTATTTGGTAAGTGGAGTAAACCTAACTATAATACTGTAGTAGCCACATACTGCCATAATATAGCAAGAAATTTAGATATTCAAATAAACAACCCGGATGCAGAGCTTAATCTTTGTTATATAGATGATGTTTTAGAAGAATTCATGAGGGCTCTTGAAGGAAACCCTACTATACAAGATGATGATTTCTGTGTTGTACCTGTAACGCATAATATAAAACTTGGAGAATTGGCGAACGTTATAAAAAGTTTCAAAGAAAGTAGATCAAATTTATCTATTCCTAATATGGAAGATGCACTAACTAAGAAGCTTTATAGCACATACTTAAGCTTTTTACCAGAAGATCAGTTTTCTTATGATCTAAAAATGAATTGTGATCATAGAGGTTCTTTTACAGAATTTATGAGGACACCGGAAAGAGGACAAGTTTCTGTAAATGTATCAAAACCTGGGATTACAAAAGGGAATCATTGGCATCATACTAAAAATGAGAAATTTTTGGTTGTTAGCGGTGAAGGTTTAATTCGCTTTAGAAAGATAGATTCTGATGAAATTATTGAGTATAGAGTAAGTGGAGAGAGGCTACAGATTGTTGATATTCCTACCGGATATACACACTCAATTGTCAATGTAGGAGAAAGTGACCTCGTAACAGTAATGTGGGCAAATGAATGCTTTGACCCAGAAAAGCCGGATACTTATTTTGTGGAGGTATAA
- the wecB gene encoding UDP-N-acetylglucosamine 2-epimerase (non-hydrolyzing), whose translation MKKLKVMTVVGTRPEIIRLSAVINKLDESDAIEHTLVHTGQNYDYELNEVFFKDFNLKKPDYFLNAATGTAVETIGNILVKIDPVMEEVKPDAFLVLGDTNSCLCAIAAKRRHIPIFHMEAGNRCFDQRVPEETNRKIVDHTADINLTYSDIAREYLLREGFPSDRIIKTGSPMFEVLNSRKGDIDSSNVLERLDLEEGNYFVVSAHREENISSDINFLDLVDSLNAIAEKYNMPVIVSTHPRTRKMIEAKGIEFNPLVKTMKPLGFNDYIKLQQNAKAVLSDSGTISEESSILGFRALNIRQAHERPEAMEEASVMMVGLGKERVLQGLEVLETQDKSTLRLVGDYSMPNVSDKVLRIILSYTDYINRVVWGKNKTCNSSYSVQKAYCD comes from the coding sequence ATGAAGAAATTAAAGGTCATGACAGTCGTAGGTACTAGGCCAGAGATTATAAGATTGTCGGCTGTTATAAATAAATTAGATGAATCAGATGCAATTGAACATACTCTTGTCCATACGGGACAAAACTATGATTATGAGTTAAACGAAGTGTTCTTTAAGGATTTTAATTTAAAAAAGCCAGATTATTTTCTTAATGCTGCTACTGGAACCGCAGTAGAAACAATAGGAAATATATTAGTTAAAATAGATCCAGTTATGGAAGAAGTAAAACCAGATGCATTCTTAGTACTAGGAGATACAAATAGCTGCTTATGTGCCATCGCAGCAAAAAGACGTCATATTCCTATATTCCATATGGAAGCAGGAAATAGATGTTTTGACCAAAGAGTTCCAGAAGAAACAAATAGAAAGATTGTAGACCATACAGCAGATATTAATTTGACCTATAGTGATATTGCGAGAGAATATCTTCTTAGAGAAGGATTCCCTTCAGATAGGATTATTAAAACAGGAAGTCCTATGTTTGAAGTTCTAAACTCTAGAAAAGGCGACATAGATAGTTCAAATGTATTAGAAAGATTAGACTTAGAAGAAGGTAACTACTTTGTAGTATCGGCTCATAGAGAAGAAAATATCAGTTCTGATATCAATTTCTTAGATTTAGTTGATAGTTTAAATGCGATTGCTGAAAAGTATAATATGCCTGTAATTGTAAGTACACATCCTAGAACTAGAAAAATGATCGAGGCTAAAGGAATAGAATTCAATCCTTTAGTGAAAACTATGAAACCTTTAGGGTTTAATGATTATATAAAGCTTCAACAAAATGCAAAGGCTGTTCTTAGTGATAGCGGAACAATTAGTGAGGAATCTTCTATTCTAGGGTTTAGGGCACTTAATATAAGACAAGCCCATGAGAGACCAGAAGCGATGGAAGAAGCGTCTGTGATGATGGTTGGGTTAGGAAAAGAAAGAGTATTACAAGGACTTGAGGTGCTAGAAACTCAAGATAAAAGTACATTAAGGCTTGTTGGAGATTATAGTATGCCTAATGTATCAGATAAAGTGCTGCGAATAATATTATCTTACACTGATTATATAAACAGAGTTGTTTGGGGAAAAAATAAAACTTGTAATTCTTCCTATAGTGTACAAAAGGCATATTGCGATTAG
- a CDS encoding nucleoside-diphosphate sugar epimerase/dehydratase — protein MFKNKTLLITGGTGSFGNAVMERFLGTDIKEVRIFSRDEKKQDDMRKHYKNEKLKFYIGDVRDLASVKNAMHGVDYIFHAAALKQVPSCEFFPLEAVKTNVHGTDNVLTAAIEYGVKKVICLSTDKAAYPINAMGISKAMMEKVFVAKSKTVEPDRTLICGTRYGNVMASRGSVIPLFIEQIKSGQPLTVTDPNMTRFLMSLEEAVELVVFAFQNAQAGDIMVQKSPASTIGDLAQAVKELFKADNEIKIIGTRHGEKRYETLLTKEEYVKAEDLPGFYRVPADQRDLNYDKYFAEGDQKLTTVEEYNSDNTQILSVEEIKEKLLELDYVQSELKEWNKKVHVMN, from the coding sequence ATGTTTAAAAATAAAACATTATTAATTACAGGTGGAACGGGCTCTTTCGGTAATGCCGTTATGGAAAGATTTCTAGGCACTGATATAAAAGAAGTTCGTATATTTTCACGGGATGAAAAAAAACAAGATGATATGAGAAAGCATTATAAAAATGAAAAATTAAAGTTCTATATTGGGGATGTTAGGGATTTAGCTAGTGTTAAAAATGCAATGCATGGTGTTGATTATATTTTCCATGCTGCAGCCTTGAAACAAGTTCCGTCTTGTGAATTTTTTCCCCTAGAAGCAGTGAAAACAAATGTACATGGTACAGATAATGTGTTGACCGCCGCTATTGAATATGGTGTAAAAAAAGTTATTTGCTTATCAACTGATAAAGCAGCATACCCAATTAATGCAATGGGAATATCGAAGGCTATGATGGAAAAGGTTTTTGTTGCTAAATCTAAAACCGTGGAACCAGATAGGACGCTTATTTGTGGAACCAGATATGGTAATGTAATGGCATCACGTGGATCGGTTATTCCATTATTTATTGAACAAATAAAGAGTGGGCAGCCTTTAACAGTAACGGATCCTAATATGACAAGATTTCTTATGAGTTTAGAAGAAGCAGTAGAGTTAGTAGTATTTGCATTTCAAAATGCTCAGGCAGGTGATATTATGGTTCAAAAATCTCCAGCTAGCACTATTGGAGACCTTGCTCAAGCTGTAAAAGAACTATTTAAGGCGGATAATGAAATAAAAATTATTGGAACGCGCCATGGAGAGAAACGTTACGAAACACTTCTTACGAAAGAAGAATACGTAAAGGCAGAAGATTTACCTGGTTTCTATAGAGTTCCTGCTGATCAAAGAGATCTTAACTATGATAAGTATTTTGCAGAGGGAGACCAAAAGCTAACTACTGTAGAAGAATATAATTCTGATAATACACAAATTCTTAGCGTAGAAGAAATTAAAGAAAAATTACTTGAATTAGATTATGTGCAAAGTGAGCTTAAGGAATGGAATAAAAAGGTTCATGTAATGAACTAA
- a CDS encoding SDR family NAD(P)-dependent oxidoreductase has product MFNYKTLNTSKTFLITGAAGFIGYYLSRKLLEQGCKVIGVDNVNDYYDVNLKHTRLGNLEPYEKFTFIKGDISDKDLVMKTFEEYKPNVVVNLAAQAGVRYSIENPDVYIQSNIIGFYNILEACRYNPVDHLVYASSSSVYGANKKVPFEETDFVDNPVSLYASTKKSNELMAHTYSHLYKIPATGLRFFTVYGPMGRPDMAYFGFANKYFAGEPIKIFNNGDFENDLYRDFTFIDDIVEGIERLLSNPPEGDVQHKVFNIGNNSPEKLMVFIETLEKALSNALGKEVQFEKIFEPIKPGDVPATYASTDQLQKAVGFKPETSIEEGLQMFADWYVDYYNLKN; this is encoded by the coding sequence ATCTTTAACTACAAAACTCTTAACACTAGTAAAACATTTCTTATCACCGGGGCAGCAGGTTTTATTGGATACTACTTATCAAGAAAGCTACTAGAACAGGGATGCAAGGTAATTGGTGTTGATAACGTCAATGACTACTATGATGTGAACCTGAAACATACTCGTTTAGGTAATTTGGAGCCTTATGAGAAGTTTACTTTTATTAAAGGTGACATATCGGACAAAGATTTGGTAATGAAAACCTTCGAAGAGTACAAGCCTAATGTTGTAGTAAACTTAGCTGCTCAAGCAGGAGTAAGGTATTCGATAGAGAACCCGGATGTCTATATTCAAAGTAATATTATTGGCTTTTATAATATCCTTGAGGCCTGCAGATATAATCCAGTGGATCATCTTGTATATGCGTCATCTAGTTCAGTTTATGGTGCCAATAAAAAAGTTCCATTTGAAGAGACAGATTTTGTAGATAATCCAGTATCACTTTATGCATCTACAAAAAAATCAAATGAATTGATGGCTCATACGTATAGCCACCTCTACAAGATTCCAGCTACAGGGCTTCGATTCTTTACTGTTTACGGCCCAATGGGTCGACCAGATATGGCCTATTTTGGATTTGCAAATAAATATTTTGCGGGTGAACCTATTAAGATTTTTAATAATGGAGATTTTGAGAATGATCTTTACCGTGACTTTACTTTTATCGATGACATCGTTGAGGGGATTGAACGATTATTAAGTAACCCACCTGAAGGTGATGTTCAACATAAAGTCTTTAACATTGGGAACAATAGTCCAGAAAAGTTGATGGTATTTATTGAAACACTTGAGAAAGCATTAAGTAATGCATTAGGCAAAGAAGTACAATTTGAAAAGATCTTTGAACCAATTAAGCCTGGTGATGTACCGGCTACTTATGCCTCAACAGATCAATTGCAAAAAGCTGTGGGCTTTAAACCGGAAACTTCAATAGAA
- a CDS encoding UDP-glucose/GDP-mannose dehydrogenase family protein produces the protein MYKIAVAGTGYVGLVAGVCFAEVGHQVTCVDIDEKKVELMKAGVSPIYETGLEELMKKNYSAGRIEYTTDFNSAYKDADAIFIGVGTPEQPDGSANLSYIATVARQIAESVEKDCLVVVKSTVPVGTNDKVEQFIQDFLVKDVKVEVASNPEFLAQGSAVHDTLHAERIIIGTESKWAEELLMKIYEPFHLPIVSVNRRSAEMIKYASNDFLALKISYMNDIANLCELVGADIQDVAKGMSFDERIGSKFLNAGIGFGGSCFPKDTKALEYIAKQNGYELKTVKAAIDVNKEQKTMLYKKASNRLITFSGLKVAVLGLTFKPGTDDLREAASLENVPLLLEQGANIYAFDPVGAENFAKFHPEGKNGKGSITYVSNIEHALEDANVCFIFTEWEEVKAITPDTYKKLMRTPLVYDGRNIYGVEDMQKAGVEYHSIGRKPAIREAAKESKNL, from the coding sequence ATGTACAAAATAGCAGTGGCAGGAACAGGTTACGTCGGCTTAGTTGCCGGCGTTTGTTTTGCTGAAGTAGGTCATCAAGTAACCTGTGTTGATATAGATGAAAAAAAAGTAGAATTAATGAAAGCTGGAGTTTCTCCAATTTATGAAACAGGTTTAGAAGAGTTAATGAAAAAAAATTATTCTGCTGGAAGAATTGAGTATACAACTGATTTTAATTCTGCCTACAAAGATGCTGATGCAATTTTTATTGGTGTTGGGACACCTGAGCAACCTGATGGTTCTGCAAATTTATCATACATTGCTACTGTTGCTAGGCAAATTGCTGAATCAGTAGAAAAAGATTGTCTAGTAGTAGTTAAATCGACAGTTCCAGTTGGAACAAATGATAAAGTAGAACAATTTATTCAGGACTTTTTAGTCAAAGATGTTAAAGTGGAAGTAGCATCAAACCCTGAATTCTTAGCACAAGGCTCTGCCGTTCATGATACTCTTCATGCTGAGAGGATCATTATTGGAACTGAAAGTAAATGGGCTGAGGAATTATTAATGAAAATTTATGAACCGTTTCATTTACCGATTGTTTCAGTGAATAGGAGATCGGCAGAAATGATCAAATATGCTTCTAATGACTTCCTTGCATTAAAAATTTCGTATATGAACGACATAGCCAATCTTTGTGAATTGGTTGGAGCGGATATTCAGGATGTAGCTAAAGGAATGAGCTTTGATGAGCGTATTGGAAGTAAGTTCTTAAATGCGGGGATTGGCTTTGGTGGATCATGTTTCCCTAAGGATACAAAAGCACTTGAGTATATTGCTAAACAGAACGGTTATGAACTCAAAACGGTTAAAGCGGCTATTGATGTAAATAAAGAGCAGAAAACAATGCTTTATAAGAAAGCTAGTAATAGACTTATTACATTTAGCGGGCTTAAGGTTGCGGTATTAGGATTAACTTTTAAGCCTGGAACTGATGATTTAAGAGAGGCAGCATCACTTGAGAATGTGCCTTTATTGTTAGAACAAGGAGCAAACATTTATGCATTTGATCCTGTGGGAGCAGAGAATTTTGCTAAATTTCACCCAGAAGGCAAAAACGGAAAAGGTAGCATTACTTATGTTTCCAATATCGAACATGCTTTGGAAGATGCCAATGTCTGCTTTATCTTTACAGAATGGGAAGAAGTAAAAGCAATAACGCCGGACACTTATAAAAAATTAATGAGAACACCATTAGTTTACGATGGCAGAAACATTTATGGTGTTGAGGATATGCAAAAAGCAGGAGTAGAGTATCACTCAATCGGAAGAAAACCTGCAATTAGAGAAGCTGCTAAGGAGTCGAAGAATCTTTAA
- a CDS encoding ISL3 family transposase produces the protein MEDFQEKYNVFQSALEIPEPWYVFHHELAKEEKTLHIYIEYRKGAEFSCPNCGASGCKVHDIQDQDRTWRHLDFWQYRTLLHARMPRVNCDSCGKIRTVIIDWARPGAGFSLLFEYHALSLMVEMPVAAVARKVGEHDTRLWRVFKHYVNKEVEKIDVSNVTRIAMDETSRTRGHNYVTLFVDSDTKRVIFVTTGKGAEVLQEFCQFLDHKGVSPSQIEEFCCDMSPSFISGIEENFPNASITFDKFHVMKMVNEALDKVRRQEQATQPELKKSRYVWLKNQENLTKKQERTFAKLKDLDLATGRAYRMKLSLQNMFTRSPIISKMYFDEWYNWAIRSQLTPMIKLAKSLKKHKDGILRWFETKLTNGLLEGINSLVQAAKRKARGYRTTDNFIAMIYATVNKLDLIVEY, from the coding sequence ATGGAAGATTTCCAAGAAAAGTATAATGTGTTCCAATCTGCGTTAGAAATACCTGAGCCATGGTATGTTTTTCATCATGAATTAGCTAAGGAAGAAAAAACATTGCACATCTATATTGAGTATAGAAAGGGTGCTGAATTTTCATGTCCCAACTGCGGTGCATCTGGCTGTAAAGTTCATGATATTCAAGATCAAGATCGCACATGGCGCCATCTTGATTTTTGGCAATATCGTACTCTTTTACACGCTAGAATGCCTCGAGTAAATTGTGATTCTTGTGGCAAAATACGTACAGTAATAATTGATTGGGCACGTCCTGGTGCAGGTTTTTCCTTATTATTTGAGTACCATGCCTTATCATTAATGGTTGAAATGCCAGTTGCAGCAGTAGCCCGTAAAGTTGGTGAGCATGACACCCGGCTTTGGCGTGTATTTAAACACTATGTCAACAAAGAAGTTGAAAAAATTGATGTATCTAATGTGACACGTATAGCCATGGATGAAACTTCTAGAACAAGGGGACACAATTACGTAACATTGTTCGTTGATTCCGATACGAAGCGTGTTATTTTTGTCACTACAGGCAAAGGTGCCGAAGTACTGCAGGAATTCTGCCAATTCCTTGATCATAAGGGTGTTTCACCCTCTCAGATAGAGGAATTCTGTTGTGATATGTCTCCATCATTTATTTCAGGAATTGAAGAAAACTTTCCAAACGCTTCAATTACATTTGACAAATTTCATGTTATGAAAATGGTTAATGAAGCATTGGATAAGGTCCGTAGACAAGAACAAGCCACACAGCCAGAGTTAAAGAAATCACGCTATGTATGGCTTAAAAATCAAGAAAACCTTACCAAAAAACAAGAAAGAACATTTGCCAAATTAAAGGATCTTGACTTAGCGACAGGGCGTGCATATCGAATGAAATTATCCCTTCAGAATATGTTTACCAGGTCGCCAATCATTTCCAAAATGTATTTTGACGAATGGTATAACTGGGCGATACGTTCTCAGCTGACGCCTATGATCAAGCTGGCCAAGTCGCTTAAAAAACATAAAGACGGTATCTTAAGATGGTTTGAAACCAAACTGACCAATGGTTTACTTGAAGGGATAAACAGTCTCGTTCAAGCAGCTAAAAGGAAAGCCCGTGGATATCGCACGACGGATAATTTTATTGCCATGATCTACGCAACAGTTAATAAGCTGGATTTGATTGTTGAATACTGA
- a CDS encoding glycosyltransferase: protein MRKIKYIAFYSSSADSENRQSALSASNKIDYICKALIKNNYNVEIISPSWTNNTTGFYKGGNKKIADNINLRTFATFGSKNKVQRIFKYLFSLIQLFFYLLINTNKHEIVIVYHSVVLSTPIRLAKFFKKFKLILEVEEIYQDFQTFSKYMKRNEYKFFNAADKFIFPTELLNEKINSKGKPHSIIYGTYQVEWDREIRFNDEKIHVVYAGTFDPRKGGTAAVSAATHLPDKYHVHIIGFGNEEQKRNIIELISETKKTSKCEISFDGLLKGEEYIRYLQSCDIGLSTQKLDASFNNTSFPSKILSYMANGLRVVSVRIKAIELSAIGNAIYYYDEQTPEAIAKAIMSIDTKESSESKKLIKKLDEEFVHNIRELLEN from the coding sequence ATGAGAAAAATTAAGTATATAGCTTTTTATTCAAGTAGTGCAGATAGCGAAAATCGACAATCAGCTTTGTCTGCTTCTAATAAAATTGATTATATTTGTAAAGCATTAATTAAAAATAATTATAATGTTGAAATTATTTCACCTAGTTGGACCAATAACACTACAGGTTTCTATAAAGGTGGGAATAAGAAGATAGCTGATAATATTAATTTAAGAACCTTCGCAACTTTTGGGAGTAAGAATAAAGTACAAAGGATATTTAAATATCTATTTTCTCTAATTCAATTATTCTTTTATTTGTTAATTAACACCAATAAACATGAAATAGTTATTGTTTATCATTCGGTAGTTTTATCAACTCCTATTAGGCTTGCAAAGTTTTTTAAAAAATTCAAACTAATTTTGGAAGTAGAAGAGATCTATCAAGACTTTCAGACATTCTCTAAATATATGAAGAGAAATGAATATAAATTTTTTAATGCTGCTGACAAATTTATTTTTCCTACGGAACTTCTTAATGAAAAAATTAATTCAAAAGGAAAACCACATTCGATTATATATGGAACATATCAAGTTGAATGGGATAGAGAAATTAGGTTTAATGACGAGAAAATACATGTAGTTTACGCTGGTACTTTTGACCCTAGAAAAGGCGGGACTGCTGCTGTTTCTGCTGCAACTCATCTTCCTGATAAATATCATGTACACATAATTGGATTCGGTAATGAAGAGCAAAAAAGAAATATCATAGAACTAATTTCAGAAACTAAGAAAACATCTAAATGTGAAATTTCCTTTGATGGATTGCTTAAGGGAGAAGAGTATATTAGGTATTTACAGAGTTGCGATATTGGCTTAAGTACACAAAAGCTGGATGCTTCATTTAATAATACATCTTTCCCGTCAAAAATTTTATCATATATGGCTAATGGACTACGAGTAGTTTCAGTTCGAATAAAAGCAATTGAATTGTCTGCTATTGGGAATGCTATTTATTACTATGATGAGCAAACTCCCGAGGCGATAGCAAAAGCTATAATGTCAATAGATACAAAGGAATCTAGTGAAAGTAAAAAGCTAATAAAAAAACTTGATGAGGAATTCGTTCACAATATAAGAGAATTATTGGAGAATTAA